The proteins below come from a single Cylindrospermopsis raciborskii Cr2010 genomic window:
- a CDS encoding cell division protein SepF, translating into MNNIFSKLRDFVGLNEPVEYEYYEEEQDNDNYQPGYQPENPQPAPQETTTSNRRWRETPPTVNQEEVAGSKHMTNVIGMPGAINGISEVLVLEPRTFEEMPQAIQALRERKSLVLNLTIMDPDQAQRAVDFIAGGTYALDGHQERIGESIFLFTPSCVQVSTQGGFLHEVPQPPVRPVRNTGNWGSEPNRMVQ; encoded by the coding sequence ATGAACAACATATTTTCTAAACTCAGAGATTTTGTGGGCTTGAATGAGCCAGTAGAATATGAGTACTACGAGGAGGAGCAGGATAATGATAACTATCAACCGGGTTATCAACCAGAAAATCCTCAGCCAGCTCCACAGGAAACCACCACTAGCAATAGAAGGTGGCGAGAAACCCCCCCAACAGTAAACCAAGAAGAAGTAGCAGGATCAAAACATATGACTAATGTGATTGGTATGCCAGGTGCGATTAATGGAATTTCAGAGGTTTTGGTTTTAGAACCCCGCACTTTTGAGGAAATGCCTCAAGCGATTCAAGCATTGCGAGAGCGCAAGTCTTTAGTGTTGAACCTAACAATTATGGATCCAGATCAAGCTCAAAGGGCTGTGGACTTTATTGCTGGTGGTACTTACGCTTTAGATGGTCATCAAGAAAGAATAGGTGAAAGTATATTCTTATTTACTCCTAGTTGTGTACAAGTTAGTACCCAAGGGGGATTTTTGCATGAAGTTCCCCAACCTCCAGTACGCCCGGTTCGGAACACCGGTAATTGGGGAAGTGAGCCCAATCGTATGGTACAATAA
- a CDS encoding IS630 family transposase, translating to MKKSLNASEQETPRVQELRHDYRRWVDTVDIRNLVFLDESGINLGMSRLFARSQDGQRAIGSVPGNKGKNISLIGALNMDGILAAMTVEGSTNTEVFLTYVNQVLVPQLWKGAIVVMDNLKVHYAERVRLSIESVGAKVKFLPPYSPDLSPIELCWSKLKQFLRSREARTLEALNEAMTSAVNYITAEDALNWFNHCGLFT from the coding sequence ATAAAAAAAAGTCTAAATGCCAGTGAACAGGAGACTCCACGTGTTCAAGAATTAAGGCATGATTATCGTCGTTGGGTAGATACAGTTGATATTAGAAATTTAGTGTTTTTAGATGAATCGGGGATAAATTTAGGGATGTCAAGGTTGTTTGCCAGAAGCCAAGATGGACAAAGAGCAATTGGTAGCGTACCAGGAAACAAGGGCAAAAATATTTCTCTGATTGGGGCTTTAAATATGGATGGAATTCTGGCAGCAATGACTGTAGAGGGAAGCACAAATACAGAAGTATTTCTCACTTATGTAAATCAGGTTTTAGTACCTCAATTATGGAAAGGGGCTATTGTTGTTATGGATAATTTAAAGGTTCATTATGCCGAGCGCGTGAGATTGTCAATTGAATCAGTCGGTGCAAAAGTTAAGTTTTTACCCCCCTATTCTCCAGACTTATCTCCGATAGAATTGTGTTGGTCAAAATTAAAGCAATTTCTCCGTAGTCGGGAGGCACGAACATTAGAAGCCCTAAATGAGGCCATGACAAGTGCAGTAAATTATATTACAGCAGAGGATGCGCTTAATTGGTTCAATCATTGTGGTTTATTTACATGA
- a CDS encoding homocysteine biosynthesis protein: MRTIAEINQKIIEKRAVVWTVEEVKKRVAQNGILKTAQQVDVITTGTFEPMESSGAIINLGHTDPPIKIRRCWLDGVPAYSGFGAVDLYLGASCAVETMEGEELRERGGGHVIQDLIAGKSVQVRALGQITDCYPRATLEAKVTRETINQFYLFNPRNLYQNFIVGVNGSEEPLYTYLGPLQPRLGNAVYSNPGALSPLMNDPDLQLVGIGTKIFLGGGIGYVVWEGTQHFPLQKRLENRTPIGPSATLALIGDAKQMDARWVRGCYFKSYGPSLMLGVGVPLPVLNEEVVKRCAVTDQDLVAPIVDFSIPRRVRPTFGLVSYAQLKSGRIPIEGKPVRAAPLASMLLSRQVALELKQWIQSGQFTLTEPVAPIPMDRAFLPFTVN, encoded by the coding sequence ATGCGAACTATTGCCGAAATTAATCAAAAGATCATTGAAAAGCGTGCCGTAGTCTGGACCGTGGAAGAGGTAAAAAAACGAGTTGCCCAAAATGGTATACTAAAAACGGCCCAACAGGTTGATGTGATTACCACAGGAACCTTTGAACCTATGGAATCAAGCGGGGCGATTATTAACTTAGGACACACTGACCCACCAATTAAAATTCGTCGTTGTTGGTTAGATGGGGTTCCCGCATATTCTGGGTTTGGGGCGGTGGACCTATATTTGGGCGCCAGTTGCGCAGTGGAAACCATGGAAGGGGAAGAACTAAGAGAACGCGGTGGTGGTCACGTGATTCAAGATTTAATTGCTGGTAAATCCGTACAAGTCAGAGCATTAGGACAAATTACCGATTGTTACCCTAGAGCTACCCTGGAAGCTAAAGTTACCCGAGAGACGATTAATCAGTTCTACCTATTTAATCCGCGCAATCTTTATCAAAACTTCATTGTTGGTGTTAATGGATCCGAGGAACCGTTATATACTTACCTAGGACCATTACAACCGCGTTTAGGAAATGCAGTGTACTCCAATCCAGGAGCATTGTCTCCCCTAATGAACGATCCCGATTTACAACTGGTGGGAATTGGGACCAAAATCTTTTTAGGTGGGGGAATAGGCTATGTGGTTTGGGAAGGTACACAACACTTTCCCCTACAAAAGCGGTTAGAGAATCGAACCCCCATTGGACCATCTGCCACTTTAGCACTAATTGGTGATGCCAAACAAATGGATGCGCGTTGGGTAAGAGGGTGTTACTTTAAAAGTTATGGACCTTCATTAATGCTAGGGGTAGGAGTACCACTTCCAGTATTAAACGAAGAAGTGGTTAAACGTTGTGCAGTAACTGATCAAGACTTAGTAGCGCCCATTGTGGATTTTTCCATTCCCCGTCGTGTAAGACCTACCTTTGGATTAGTAAGTTACGCCCAATTAAAGTCTGGGAGGATCCCCATCGAGGGTAAACCTGTACGAGCTGCTCCCCTAGCTAGCATGTTACTATCCCGACAAGTAGCTCTAGAGTTGAAACAGTGGATACAGTCGGGTCAATTTACCCTGACGGAACCCGTAGCTCCTATTCCCATGGACAGAGCTTTTTTACCTTTTACAGTAAACTAA
- the pipX gene encoding transcriptional coactivator PipX, giving the protein MNPEHSETYINHPTWGLLYKISTLDDNQELFTTLYAQRLFFLVTSDVKGMKFQSIGRTEARMMLENRLRSLRRSGKPQEYDQLQGVFQRTFQ; this is encoded by the coding sequence ATGAATCCAGAGCACTCAGAAACCTACATCAATCATCCCACATGGGGTTTACTCTATAAGATCTCCACCCTTGATGATAACCAAGAGCTATTTACTACACTATATGCCCAACGCCTATTTTTTTTGGTAACCAGTGACGTTAAGGGGATGAAATTTCAGTCCATTGGTAGGACTGAAGCCAGAATGATGCTAGAAAATCGTTTACGTAGTTTACGTCGCAGTGGTAAACCACAGGAGTATGATCAGCTTCAAGGAGTTTTCCAGCGTACATTCCAATGA
- the murC gene encoding UDP-N-acetylmuramate--L-alanine ligase translates to MNSYIDFSGRPFHFIGIGGIGMSALAYILTKRQLPVSGSDLRPNQITRKLESLGAHIFNQQEASNLEFFRPGAFSSHILSNPSEQLSTQQKSLPQVICSTAINNNNLEYRAALELGCPILHRSDVLAALIADYHSIAVAGTHGKTTTSSMIGYMLLEAGLDPTIVVGGEVNAWEGNARLGESKYLVAEADESDGSLVKHTPAIGIITNIELDHPDHYATLEQVVETFQTFARGCQVVVGSIDCNIVRDRLKPGISYSLDPDQGADYTVTNIDYRPDGTTALVWEKGKSLGVLNLQLLGRHNLSNALAAVAVGRLLNLEFGQIAKGLATFEGARRRFEFKGEVDGITFIDDYAHHPSEIRATLAAARLQAKPGQRVVGIFQPHRYSRVRTFLDEFANCFTHADLVVLTDIYSAGEPSCEQVTGEKLAAEIAKRHPQVIYQPSLALIPPVLLSTLRPGDLAVFLGAGNLNQTIPEIISALRQPVTVTL, encoded by the coding sequence ATGAATAGCTATATAGATTTTAGTGGTAGACCATTTCATTTTATTGGTATTGGGGGCATAGGAATGTCCGCCCTAGCCTACATACTGACAAAACGACAATTGCCCGTTTCCGGTTCAGACCTGCGCCCTAACCAGATTACCCGCAAATTAGAGTCCCTGGGGGCTCATATTTTTAACCAACAAGAGGCCAGTAATCTAGAATTCTTCCGTCCCGGAGCATTTTCTAGCCATATATTATCAAACCCATCAGAGCAATTATCCACCCAACAAAAAAGTTTACCCCAGGTCATTTGTTCTACAGCTATTAACAATAATAATTTAGAATATAGGGCGGCGCTAGAATTGGGCTGCCCCATTCTACATCGTTCTGATGTCTTGGCAGCTTTAATCGCTGACTATCATAGCATTGCTGTAGCTGGAACCCATGGTAAAACTACAACTAGTAGCATGATAGGTTACATGCTATTAGAAGCAGGTCTTGACCCAACCATTGTGGTAGGAGGAGAAGTCAATGCCTGGGAAGGAAATGCTAGATTAGGAGAAAGTAAGTATTTAGTAGCAGAAGCTGATGAGTCCGATGGTTCCTTGGTAAAACATACCCCAGCAATTGGTATAATTACTAATATTGAACTAGATCATCCTGATCATTATGCAACATTGGAACAAGTCGTGGAGACTTTCCAAACCTTTGCCCGAGGTTGTCAAGTTGTAGTGGGCAGTATTGATTGTAACATAGTACGCGATCGCCTAAAACCGGGGATCAGTTATAGTTTAGATCCAGATCAAGGTGCTGATTATACAGTAACCAACATTGACTATCGCCCAGACGGAACAACAGCCTTAGTTTGGGAAAAAGGTAAGTCTCTAGGAGTATTAAACTTACAACTTTTAGGTCGCCACAATCTCAGTAATGCCCTAGCAGCTGTGGCGGTAGGAAGGTTGTTAAATTTGGAGTTCGGGCAAATTGCCAAAGGTCTTGCCACCTTTGAAGGAGCCAGGAGACGATTTGAATTTAAGGGTGAAGTAGATGGCATTACCTTCATTGATGATTATGCTCATCATCCTAGTGAAATCCGTGCCACTCTAGCAGCGGCGCGTTTACAAGCGAAACCAGGACAAAGGGTAGTAGGGATTTTTCAACCTCACCGTTACAGTCGTGTGCGGACTTTCTTGGACGAGTTTGCCAATTGTTTCACTCATGCGGATTTAGTTGTATTGACTGATATTTACAGTGCTGGTGAACCTAGTTGTGAGCAAGTTACCGGTGAAAAATTGGCAGCAGAAATTGCCAAGCGACACCCACAAGTAATTTATCAACCTAGTTTAGCCCTCATTCCTCCGGTTTTATTATCCACCCTACGTCCGGGGGATTTAGCCGTCTTTCTTGGAGCTGGCAATTTAAATCAGACAATTCCAGAAATTATCAGTGCACTGCGTCAACCAGTCACAGTCACACTTTAG
- a CDS encoding YggS family pyridoxal phosphate-dependent enzyme, with product MTSSIAERVTIIRAQLPPSVRLIAVSKQVSTQLMREAYGAGIRDFGESRIQEAASKQIELQDLPDITWHFIGHLQSNKAKKAVELFSWIHSVDNLHIAERLHTIAQTMGTNLYSCLQVKILPDPQKSGWTVPQLLAELPFLSQYQSLQIQGLMTIPPWGLKEEQILHVFNHTYNLAQEIASQKWANIEMRELSMGMSGDYELAVKAGATMVRLGTILFGNRP from the coding sequence ATGACAAGTTCAATTGCTGAACGCGTAACAATCATTCGCGCCCAACTACCCCCATCAGTAAGGTTAATAGCTGTTAGTAAGCAGGTATCAACTCAATTGATGCGGGAAGCCTATGGGGCTGGTATTCGTGATTTTGGTGAAAGTCGCATTCAAGAGGCGGCGAGTAAACAAATTGAGTTGCAAGATCTACCGGACATTACTTGGCACTTTATTGGTCACTTACAAAGTAACAAAGCTAAAAAGGCTGTGGAGTTATTTTCCTGGATTCATTCGGTAGATAATCTACACATTGCTGAGCGTCTCCACACTATAGCTCAAACAATGGGAACTAATCTATACAGTTGCCTACAGGTCAAAATTCTCCCAGACCCCCAAAAATCCGGTTGGACAGTGCCCCAATTGTTAGCGGAATTACCATTCCTAAGTCAATACCAAAGTTTACAAATTCAAGGTTTGATGACAATTCCTCCCTGGGGCTTAAAGGAAGAGCAAATATTGCATGTATTTAATCATACTTACAATCTAGCTCAAGAAATTGCCTCCCAAAAATGGGCAAATATAGAAATGAGGGAACTATCTATGGGTATGTCTGGGGACTATGAGTTGGCGGTAAAAGCTGGTGCTACCATGGTGAGACTGGGGACAATTTTATTTGGGAATCGCCCTTAG
- the thiL gene encoding thiamine-phosphate kinase has protein sequence MADLGGEYLRVRDLGEQGLLQKLQSFCPPHIIGDDGAVLPTKPAHHLVVTTDMLVDGVHFSNLTTSPKDAGWRAATANLSDLAAMGASPLGITVALGLPGDLAVNWVEQLYQGMSDCLQKYHTPIVGGDIVRSPVTTIGITAFGEVSPDLIIRRCTAQVGNAIVITGMHGASRAGLELLLHPQTGENLKEEEKQALIRFHQRPNPRLDVIYILHEILISGLKPRGDSSPVTLSGMDSSDGLADAILQICRASQVGAVLHQDKIPLVPISNNWLTPLRWLDYALYGGEDFELVLCLPPTIAKALVLKLGSGAAIIGEITSGDQVILQSNTQEIPNQVLTLSQGFQHFGGECGIPG, from the coding sequence ATGGCTGATTTAGGGGGAGAATACCTCAGAGTTCGTGACCTGGGGGAACAGGGTCTTTTGCAGAAATTACAGAGCTTTTGTCCTCCCCATATTATAGGGGATGATGGTGCAGTTTTGCCGACTAAACCCGCACACCATTTGGTTGTAACCACAGACATGTTAGTAGATGGTGTACATTTTAGCAATCTTACTACCTCTCCCAAGGATGCAGGTTGGCGCGCTGCTACCGCTAATTTATCCGACTTGGCTGCTATGGGCGCCTCTCCCCTAGGAATTACCGTCGCCCTCGGTTTACCAGGAGATCTGGCTGTCAATTGGGTAGAACAACTGTATCAGGGCATGAGTGACTGCTTACAGAAGTATCATACTCCCATCGTTGGCGGTGACATAGTGCGATCCCCTGTTACAACTATAGGAATTACAGCTTTTGGTGAGGTCAGTCCAGATTTGATTATTCGGCGGTGTACAGCTCAAGTGGGGAATGCTATAGTTATAACTGGTATGCATGGAGCTTCTCGTGCTGGGTTAGAATTGCTCTTGCACCCTCAAACGGGTGAAAACCTCAAGGAAGAGGAAAAGCAGGCTTTAATTAGATTTCACCAACGTCCTAACCCGCGTTTAGATGTAATATATATACTACACGAAATCCTCATATCAGGTTTAAAACCCCGTGGAGATTCCTCTCCAGTTACTTTGAGCGGTATGGATAGTAGTGATGGATTAGCGGATGCTATTTTACAAATTTGTCGTGCTAGTCAAGTCGGGGCAGTTTTACATCAAGACAAAATTCCCCTAGTACCCATATCTAACAACTGGTTAACACCACTACGATGGCTGGATTATGCCTTATATGGTGGTGAAGATTTTGAACTGGTACTCTGTTTACCACCAACTATTGCCAAAGCCTTAGTTCTTAAATTAGGATCAGGTGCAGCAATTATCGGAGAAATTACATCCGGTGACCAAGTTATTCTACAATCAAACACCCAAGAAATCCCCAACCAAGTTTTAACACTCAGTCAGGGATTTCAACATTTTGGTGGTGAGTGTGGGATTCCCGGATGA
- a CDS encoding type I glyceraldehyde-3-phosphate dehydrogenase, with amino-acid sequence MVRVAINGFGRIGRNFARCWIGRENSKVELVAINDTSDPRTNAHLLRYDSMLGRLQNANISADDNSITINGKTIKCVSDRNPENLPWKEWQIDLIIEATGVFISKEGASKHVNAGAKKVLITAPGKNEDGTFVMGVNHYDYNHDEHHIISNASCTTNCLAPIAKVLHEKFGIIKGTMTTTHSYTGDQRILDASHRDLRRARAAGINIVPTSTGAAKAVALVIPALKGKLNGVALRVPTPNVSMVDFVVQVEKPTITEEVNQALKEASENSLKGILGYSELPLVSSDYQGTNESSIVDSNLTMVMGNDMVKVMAWYDNEWGYSQRVLDLAELVAEKWV; translated from the coding sequence GTGGTTAGAGTTGCAATCAATGGTTTCGGGCGCATTGGCAGAAACTTTGCCCGCTGCTGGATAGGTAGAGAGAATAGCAAGGTTGAGCTTGTTGCTATTAACGACACTTCCGATCCCAGAACTAATGCTCACCTGCTTAGATACGATTCTATGCTAGGTAGACTACAAAATGCCAATATCAGTGCTGACGATAATTCCATTACTATCAACGGTAAGACTATTAAGTGCGTATCTGATCGCAATCCAGAAAACTTACCTTGGAAAGAGTGGCAAATTGACCTGATTATTGAAGCAACGGGTGTGTTTATCAGTAAAGAAGGTGCCTCAAAGCATGTAAATGCTGGTGCTAAAAAAGTTCTAATTACTGCACCTGGTAAGAATGAAGATGGTACATTTGTTATGGGTGTGAATCATTATGATTATAATCATGACGAACACCATATCATTAGTAATGCCAGCTGTACAACTAACTGTCTAGCACCTATTGCTAAAGTTTTGCACGAAAAATTTGGCATTATCAAAGGGACAATGACTACTACCCATAGCTACACAGGTGACCAGAGAATTTTAGATGCTTCTCACCGTGATTTGCGTAGAGCTAGAGCAGCGGGGATTAATATTGTTCCCACTTCTACTGGTGCTGCTAAGGCTGTAGCTCTGGTAATACCAGCGCTAAAGGGTAAGTTAAATGGTGTAGCTTTGCGTGTACCCACTCCTAACGTGTCCATGGTAGATTTTGTGGTGCAGGTAGAGAAACCAACAATTACTGAGGAAGTTAATCAAGCTCTTAAAGAGGCTTCTGAAAATTCACTCAAAGGCATTTTGGGTTACAGCGAATTACCCTTAGTATCCTCTGATTATCAGGGTACTAATGAATCTTCCATTGTGGATTCTAACTTAACTATGGTGATGGGTAATGACATGGTTAAGGTCATGGCTTGGTATGACAATGAATGGGGTTATAGCCAACGAGTTTTAGATTTGGCTGAGTTAGTGGCGGAGAAATGGGTATAA
- a CDS encoding tetratricopeptide repeat protein encodes MSKQGNRWLIQIVLLLAVAAFIGVSIIPILGTLNAPRPQNSPENPRLADQIRGYELVLQREPENQTVLKQLLQVRLQILSQKPNSEVQPADIQGVIETLQKLSRLNPDNLEYKVLLAQATQQIGNTQEASQIYRSILQTQPGNIQSLQGLVKLELDQKRPEVAIQFLKETISNAEKSNSVQPGSFDIIAIQLLLGRVYSSQKNPDQAISLYEEVMKQYPQDFRPVLAKAILLKEQGKINEAKPLFDSALTLAPAQYKDEIKNLTSGF; translated from the coding sequence GTGTCAAAACAAGGTAATCGCTGGCTAATTCAGATAGTCTTGCTGCTGGCAGTTGCAGCGTTTATTGGTGTGTCCATCATACCTATTTTGGGAACTCTCAATGCTCCACGTCCCCAAAATTCCCCAGAAAATCCCCGGTTAGCAGACCAAATTCGTGGCTATGAACTGGTTTTACAGCGGGAACCGGAAAATCAAACTGTTCTCAAGCAGTTATTACAGGTTAGGTTGCAAATTCTCAGTCAAAAGCCCAATAGTGAGGTTCAACCTGCTGATATTCAAGGGGTGATTGAAACTCTACAAAAGTTGAGTCGATTAAATCCAGATAATTTGGAATATAAGGTTTTACTAGCACAGGCAACCCAACAAATAGGAAATACACAGGAAGCAAGCCAAATTTATCGCTCTATTCTCCAGACCCAGCCTGGTAACATCCAGTCACTACAAGGTCTAGTTAAATTAGAACTAGACCAGAAACGTCCAGAAGTAGCTATTCAGTTTCTTAAAGAAACCATATCCAATGCTGAAAAGTCTAATTCTGTTCAACCAGGAAGTTTTGACATTATAGCTATACAATTACTTTTAGGTAGGGTATATTCTTCTCAAAAAAACCCTGATCAAGCAATATCTTTATATGAGGAGGTGATGAAACAATATCCCCAGGATTTTCGCCCCGTTTTAGCAAAGGCAATTCTCTTGAAAGAGCAGGGTAAAATTAATGAGGCAAAACCCTTGTTTGACAGTGCTCTGACTCTGGCTCCCGCTCAATACAAGGATGAGATTAAAAACTTAACCTCCGGTTTTTAG
- the trhO gene encoding oxygen-dependent tRNA uridine(34) hydroxylase TrhO yields MNQENSTVVATLYKFVSLPDYQQLQAPLLSFCQEHAVKGTILLATEGINGTIAGSRGGIDRVLAFLRHDGRLMDLEHKESYTHTPPFRRMKVRLKREIVTLGIPEVDPNQRVGKYVSPQEWNALLLNPNVTVVDTRNDYEVSIGTFKRSCNPHTRIFREFPDYVSKNLHPDKNQKIALFCTGGIRCEKASSYLLSQGFQEVYHLKGGILKYLEEVTGEESLWEGECFVFDDRGVVNGTMEEC; encoded by the coding sequence ATGAATCAAGAAAATAGTACGGTTGTAGCAACTCTCTATAAATTTGTCAGTTTACCGGATTATCAACAACTACAAGCACCTCTATTGTCTTTTTGCCAGGAGCATGCTGTCAAAGGAACAATTCTATTGGCAACTGAAGGAATTAATGGCACAATAGCTGGTTCTCGTGGTGGAATTGACCGGGTTTTAGCATTTCTTCGTCATGATGGGAGGTTGATGGATCTGGAGCATAAGGAATCATACACTCATACCCCCCCTTTCCGGAGGATGAAGGTCCGTCTGAAGCGAGAAATTGTTACCCTGGGAATACCAGAGGTGGATCCTAATCAACGGGTGGGAAAGTACGTCAGTCCTCAAGAATGGAATGCTTTACTTCTGAACCCCAATGTTACGGTGGTTGATACTCGTAATGATTATGAGGTCAGCATTGGCACTTTTAAGAGATCATGTAATCCCCATACCCGTATCTTTAGAGAATTCCCCGATTATGTAAGCAAGAACTTGCACCCAGATAAGAATCAGAAAATCGCTTTATTTTGTACAGGTGGTATTCGCTGTGAAAAAGCATCATCCTATCTGCTATCACAAGGCTTTCAAGAGGTTTACCACCTCAAGGGAGGGATATTGAAGTATCTAGAGGAGGTAACCGGGGAGGAAAGTTTATGGGAAGGAGAGTGTTTTGTCTTTGATGACCGAGGTGTGGTGAATGGGACTATGGAAGAATGCTAA
- a CDS encoding TMEM165/GDT1 family protein — protein sequence MLTAFTTSLILITISELGDKTFFIAVILSMQHSKKLVFAGVTLALMAMTILSVLFGQVLSSITQDSQIYVRYGEIVLFIAFGLKLLYDAGKMKPTENQEVMEEAREEVKKSQVTNQSTSPWAVLLKSFVLTFIAEWGDRTQIATIALAAGNNAIGVTGGAILGHAICALIAVIGGGVIAGRISEKQITLIGGILFIIFGIIAAIELKTGG from the coding sequence ATGCTAACCGCCTTTACCACCAGCTTAATACTAATTACAATTTCTGAACTGGGCGATAAAACCTTCTTTATTGCCGTTATTCTGTCTATGCAGCACTCAAAAAAACTGGTGTTTGCAGGTGTGACCTTAGCCTTAATGGCAATGACAATCTTATCTGTGCTATTTGGCCAAGTCTTGTCCAGTATAACGCAAGATTCCCAAATATATGTACGTTATGGGGAAATAGTCTTATTCATCGCCTTTGGTTTGAAACTACTCTATGATGCTGGCAAAATGAAACCTACGGAAAATCAGGAGGTAATGGAAGAAGCTAGAGAAGAAGTGAAAAAGTCCCAAGTTACTAATCAGTCAACAAGTCCATGGGCAGTTTTACTCAAGTCCTTTGTATTAACTTTTATAGCTGAATGGGGCGATCGCACACAAATAGCCACGATAGCGTTAGCAGCAGGTAATAATGCTATAGGTGTAACGGGGGGAGCAATATTGGGACATGCAATATGCGCCCTCATAGCGGTTATAGGTGGGGGAGTAATAGCGGGGAGAATTTCGGAAAAACAGATTACCCTGATAGGCGGCATTTTATTCATTATTTTTGGTATTATAGCCGCCATAGAGCTAAAAACCGGAGGTTAA
- a CDS encoding DUF3134 domain-containing protein: MIKSPLHEQPRNQRATVIRTSNEFILLEWLKSTGRLMARDNVETDLTSEVEEEIAEIIDLDDLVYDNDDEPGSDLEE, translated from the coding sequence ATGATTAAAAGTCCTTTACACGAACAACCACGTAATCAACGAGCTACCGTAATTCGTACAAGCAATGAATTTATTCTCTTGGAATGGTTAAAGTCTACAGGGCGTTTGATGGCACGCGATAATGTGGAGACTGACCTGACCAGTGAGGTGGAAGAAGAAATTGCTGAAATTATTGATCTGGATGATTTAGTCTATGATAATGATGATGAACCAGGTTCCGACTTGGAAGAATAA
- a CDS encoding helix-turn-helix domain-containing protein: MPKPYSIDLRNRVIVAWVAQEGSQRQLAERFKVSLSFVRNLVRRYRETGQVEPKQCGGYEKPVIAGQYLNMIKSWLDEKNDLLLSELCDRLRETTGTSVSITTMHRALEKLGLRHKKKSKCQ, from the coding sequence ATGCCAAAACCTTATTCAATAGATTTGCGTAATCGCGTGATTGTAGCATGGGTTGCTCAAGAGGGATCTCAACGCCAGTTGGCAGAAAGATTCAAGGTCAGCTTATCATTTGTGAGAAATTTAGTACGTCGTTATCGTGAAACTGGGCAAGTTGAGCCAAAGCAATGTGGAGGATATGAAAAGCCTGTAATTGCAGGCCAATATTTAAACATGATCAAGTCTTGGCTGGATGAGAAAAATGATTTACTACTTTCAGAATTGTGCGATCGCCTGAGAGAAACGACGGGCACTAGTGTTAGTATCACAACCATGCATCGAGCCTTAGAAAAGTTGGGTCTACGTCATAAAAAAAAGTCTAAATGCCAGTGA